The genomic DNA GTTCGTCTCCATTCTCTTCATGGGCGGACTCGTCGAGCGCCTGTTCCGGGAATTCTCCATCACGCTGGCTGCCGCGATGGTCGTCTCGCTGGCGGTCTCGCTCACGCTCACCCCCAGCCTCTGCGCACGCCTGCTGCCCAGGCATGACAGCACCGAGCGCCGCAACCGGCTGCAGGAAACCAGCGAGCGCCTGTTCGGACGGCTGCTGGACGGCTACTCCCGCAGCTTGCGCTGGAGCCTGCGGCGCGCGCCATGGGTGCTGCTGATCCTGGTCGGCGTGGTGGCGCTGAACGTCACGCTGTACATCGCGATACCCAAGGGTTTCCTGCCCGAGCAGGACACCGGCCAGCTGCGCGCCTTCGTGCGCGGTGACGATGGCGCCTCCTATCAATCGATGCTGCCGAAGATGGAGATCTATCGCCAGCTGCTGCTGGCCGATCCCGCCGTGGAAGACGTGGTCGGCAGCAGCGGGGGGGATCGCGGCATCAGCAACGCCCGCATCGACGTGCGCCTGAAGCCTCGGGCCGAACGCGTGTCGGCCGACGAAGTGGTCGCCCGCCTGCGCACCTCGCAGCCCGCGCTGCCTGCCGGGATCCTGTTCCTCAACGTGAACCAGGACCTGCGCATGCCCAACCTGTCGGACAATTCGGGCAGCTACGAGCTCACCCTGCTCTCCGGCGACCTGGACCTGTTGCGCCAATGGGAAACGCGCGTCCTGGAAGCCATGCGCAACGTGCCGGAGATCACGGACGTGGACGGCGGCCCTGGCGAAGGGACCCAGCAGATCACGCTCGACATCGACCGCGAAGCCGCGCGCCGGCTGGGCGTGGACATGAACACCATCACGCAGGTGCTGAACAACTCCTTCAGCCAACGCCAGGTCGCCACGCTCTACAGCACGCTGAACCAGTACCGGATCGTGATGGAGGTCGAGCCGCAATACACGCAGTCGCCCACGGTCCTGAACCAGTTGCTCATCCTGACCGCGGACGGCACGCGCATCCCGCTGTCCGCGGTCGCAAGCTACCGGTACAGCCAGGTGAACGACCGCGTCAGCCACACGGACCAGTTCGCTTCCGCCGACATCAGCTTCTCCGCGGCGGAAGGCGTCGCCCTGGAACAGGCGATCGAAGGCGTGCAGCGCGCGCTGGCGGAGGTCATGCTGCCCACCGCCGTGCAGGCGCGCATGGGCGGCACGGCCTCCAGTTTCGTGCAAAGCGCCGAGACCCAGCCGCTGCTGATCCTGGGCGTGCTGATCGCGGTCTACCTGGTGCTGGGCGTGCTCTATGAAAGCCTGCTGCATCCCATCACCATCCTGTCCACGCTGCCGTCCGCCGGCATCGGCGCCTTGCTCGCGCTGCGGCTCACCAATACGCCATTTACCCTCATCGCGTTGCTGGGACTGTTCCTGCTGATCGGCGTCGTCATGAAGAACGCCATCCTCATGATCGACTTCGCGCTGGTCGCCCAGCGCCGCGAAGGCCTGTCGCCCCTGCGCGCCATCTACAAGGCGGCGCGCATGCGCCTGCGGCCCATCCTGATGACCAACCTGGCCGGCCTGCTGGGCGCGCTGCCGCTGGTGCTGGGCTCGGGCGACGGCGCCGAGATGCGCCAGCCGCTGGGCATCGCCATCGTCGGCGGCCTGGCCGTCAGCCAACTGCTCACGCTCTACACCACCCCCGTGGTCTACCTTTACCTGGACCGCCTGCGGGCGCGCCGCGAACCCGCCGCGCCCGCGCCGGCTGCCCTGCCGCAAGGCGAACAATGATGCGACTGCCCCGACTCTCCCTGCGCCTTCATCCGGCCGCGCTGGCCCTGCCCCTGCTGCTGGCCGGCTGCGCCATCGGCCCCGACTACGAGCGCCCCGCCACCCCGATGTCCGCCCAGTTCAAGCAGCTGGACGGCTGGCGCCTGGCCGAGCCGGCCGAGGTCATGCGGGACGATCAGTGGTGGGCGCGCTACCAGGACGGCACGCTGTCCGCGCTGGTGCGCGACATCGACGTGTCCAACCAGAACCTGGCCCAGGCCGAGGCCCGCTACCGGCAGGCGCTGGCGCTTTCCGACGGCGCGCGCGCAGGCTTCTTCCCGACACTGGGCGCCTCGGCATCCGCCAGCCGCAGCGGCAGCAGCGGCAATGGCGGCGGGCAAGGGTCCGGCAGCAACGCCGGCACGCGCTATGAGGCCGGCCTGACCGCCTCCTGGCTGCCCGACATCTGGGGCAGGGTACGCCGCGAAGTGGAAGCCGGCCGCGCCACGGCGCAAGCCAGCGCGGCGGACCTTGCCGCCGCGCGCCTGTCCGCGCAATCCTCCCTGGCATTGGCCTATTTCCAGCTGCGCGTGCTGGACCAGCAAGCCGTGCTGCTCAGCCAGACGGTGCAGGCCTATGAGCGCTCGTTCACGCTGACCCGCAACCAGTACGAGGCAGGCCTGACCGCACGCGCCGACGTCGTCCAGGCGGAAACCCAGTTGGAACAGGTGCGCGTGCAACTGCGCGACCTGGACTGGCAGCGCGCCCAGCAGGAAAACGCCATCGCCGTGCTGGTGGGCCGCGTGCCGTCCGATTTCTCGCTGCCCCGCGTCGACGGCCTGCCGCGCCTGCCTGCCATTCCGCAGGCGCTGCCCTCGACGCTGCTGCAACGCCGGCCCGACATTTCCTCGGCCGAGCGCACCGTGGCCGCCGCCAACGCGCGCATCGGCGTGGCCGAAGCCGCCTGGTTCCCGGACCTGACGCTCAGCGCCTCGGGCAGCCTGCAACACAACAACTTCGCCGACTGGATCTCGGCCCCCTATCGGGTGTGGTCATTGGGCCCGGCGCTGGCGCTCTCGCTCTTCGACGGCGGCGCGCGCTCGGCCGCCCTGGCACAGGCCACGGCCAGCTACGACGAACAGGTGGCGCGCTATCGCCAGACGGTGCTGGACGGCCTGCGCGAAACCGAAGACGCGCTGGCGCTGTTGCGCACCATGGAAGCCGAGATCGTGCAGCAACGCCGCGTGGTGGCGCTGGCGGAAGAGAACGAGACGCTGGTCACCAATCGCTATCGCGAAGGCATCGTGACCTTCCTGGAAGTGGCGGTGGCGCAGAACACCACGCTGACCGCGCGCCGCACGCTGTTGCAGCTGCAGGGCACGCAATTGCAGGCCAGCGTGCAGTTGATGACGGCGCTTGGGGGCGGCTGGGATGGGGACCTGGCGCCGGAAACGGGGCCGCTCAGCCCCCGCCGCACAACGCCAGACTGAAGGGCACCGTCCGCGAGACCTGCTGGGGTTTCAACTCCCCATCCTGGGTGGAGAAGCGGATCCACACCATGTACTTGTTGGCGCTGATCTCGGGAAACACGCCCAGGCTGTCGTCGACCCAGACGCGCAGGAGCTGGTGGATCTTGCCGCCCAGCATTTCCTGGTAGGCCCCCTGCTCGGCGGCAATGTCCTTGCGCCGGCCAGCGCCGCGCAGCAGCTGCAGCACCATGTTGAGCGCCTCGGACAGCGGCTGCATGGGCGTGATCCAGCGCTGCAGGTCGCCGTGGCGCACGGACTCCGGCTTGCTTTGCCAGGCGAAATAGGAAGGCATGTCGACCTGCGTGGCGCCGCCGGGCACGGCCAGGCGGCCGCGCAGGCTGACCAGCCATTCGTTTTCGCGCAGCGCCTGCCCCACCTTGCCTTGCGCGGCCAGCGCCGCACTCACGCGCTCGACCTCGCCCAGGGTGGAAAGCAGGGCATCCTGGTTCACGTCGGGATGGTCACGCAGCGCGGACAGCGACGTGCGCTGGCGCTCGAGGTCCTGAAGGATGGCGCTTTTCAGGTCCGCGCGCTCGCAGGCGTCGAGCAGATCGAACAGGGCGATGACGGCCGCCTGGTGCAGGCGCGCGTCTCCGGGTTGGGCGAAAAAGAAAAGCCGATCGAACAGGTACTCCAGGCGCAGGAAGGCCCGGATGCGTTCATTGAAAGGGTATTCGTAAAGGATCACGCTCGATGATGGCCCGTCGGAGTCCGGCCTTGCCGGAGGGGGGTTCGCAAGGTTGCCGCGCGCTAGGAGGCGCTGCGGCGCGTAGATCTTGCCAGCTCGCGCCAGCACTCGTGCAGTTCGAAAGTCCGCGACGCCAGTTCCTGGGGCGTGGTGGCCGCAACGTTGACGATGACATCATCGGCGGCCGCCAGCCGCGCCTCACGCGTCGCTTGCGCTGCCATGATACGCCGGATGGTGTCGATCGTCAGCCCGCTGCGCGTCCGCACGCGGGCCACCTGCGTCTCGGGTTCGCAGTCCACGACGCAGATGCGCGCCACGCGCTCGCGCCAACGGCCAGACTCGACCAGCAGGGGCACCACGTAGACCACGTAGTCGCCTTGGGCCTGGGCGCCTTCGGCGGCCGCGCGCGCGCCGATGAGCGGGTGCAGCACGGCCTCCAGGCGTTGGCGTGCGCCCGGGTCGGCGAAGACCCGTTCACGCATCGCCGCACGATCCATTGCGCCGTCGGCAGCGACGATGTCCGGACCGAAAGCGTCGCGCAGCGCCGGCATGGCCTCGCCGCCGGGACCGGTCAATGCATGCGCGATCAGGTCGGTATCGATGACCGAGGCGCCCCATTGCGCCAGCAGGTCGGCCACCCGCGTCTTGCCCGAGCCGATGCCGCCAGTCAGGCCGATGGCCAGCTTGCCCTGTGCGCTTGCGGGGTCGTTGGCATCCATGGCGTCAGCCCAAGCCGAACAGGGGAGCGCCCGCGTAGCCACCACCCAGCAGGGTGATCGCGCCCGCCACGGCCAGGTACGGACCGAAAGGCAGCGCCTGGCCACGCGCCGCCCGGCCCAGGCGCACCAAGGTCAGCCCGATGATGACGCCGGAGATCGACGACACCAGCAGCAGCATGGGCAGCGCCGACAGCCCCAGCCAGGCGCCCAGCGCCGCCAGCAACTTGAAGTCGCCATGACCCATGCCTTCGCGGCCGGTGCAGAACTTGAACGCATGGAACAGCAGCCACAGGCACAGATACCCCACCACCGCCCCCAGGACCGCCTGCGGCAGCGACGTCAAGCCGCCCTGCAGGTTGACGAGCAAGCCCGCCCACAGCAACGGCAGCGTGATGGAATCGGGCAGCAGCGAGGTCCCGAGATCGATCAGGCCCAGCAGCAGCAAGGCGCCCAGCAGCACCATGCCTGCCAAGGCCAATGGCGTGCCGCCGAAGCGCCAGGCACACAAGACGAAGAGCAGCGCGCAGACCAGCGCGGTGGCCAGCATGGCCGGCCATGAGGGAGGCACCGAAAGTTCGGGGGACGGCGCCAGGGCGGCATGCGCCGTGGGAATGTCATCGGCGGTGTCGGGCGACGGCGCCTCGCCCGGGAGGGTCGCTTCGCGCGACGCCAGGTACTCGCGGCATTGCTCGGCCCAACGGGCTTCCATGCTGCGCGGCAGGTAATGCGCAAGCGCGCAGAGGCCGCCGCCGGCGATGGCCCCCAGGAAGGCCGCCAGCGACACGGCGAACGCCGGGGAGAGGTACACCGTCTG from Orrella dioscoreae includes the following:
- the zapD gene encoding cell division protein ZapD, whose translation is MILYEYPFNERIRAFLRLEYLFDRLFFFAQPGDARLHQAAVIALFDLLDACERADLKSAILQDLERQRTSLSALRDHPDVNQDALLSTLGEVERVSAALAAQGKVGQALRENEWLVSLRGRLAVPGGATQVDMPSYFAWQSKPESVRHGDLQRWITPMQPLSEALNMVLQLLRGAGRRKDIAAEQGAYQEMLGGKIHQLLRVWVDDSLGVFPEISANKYMVWIRFSTQDGELKPQQVSRTVPFSLALCGGG
- a CDS encoding efflux transporter outer membrane subunit — protein: MMRLPRLSLRLHPAALALPLLLAGCAIGPDYERPATPMSAQFKQLDGWRLAEPAEVMRDDQWWARYQDGTLSALVRDIDVSNQNLAQAEARYRQALALSDGARAGFFPTLGASASASRSGSSGNGGGQGSGSNAGTRYEAGLTASWLPDIWGRVRREVEAGRATAQASAADLAAARLSAQSSLALAYFQLRVLDQQAVLLSQTVQAYERSFTLTRNQYEAGLTARADVVQAETQLEQVRVQLRDLDWQRAQQENAIAVLVGRVPSDFSLPRVDGLPRLPAIPQALPSTLLQRRPDISSAERTVAAANARIGVAEAAWFPDLTLSASGSLQHNNFADWISAPYRVWSLGPALALSLFDGGARSAALAQATASYDEQVARYRQTVLDGLRETEDALALLRTMEAEIVQQRRVVALAEENETLVTNRYREGIVTFLEVAVAQNTTLTARRTLLQLQGTQLQASVQLMTALGGGWDGDLAPETGPLSPRRTTPD
- a CDS encoding efflux RND transporter permease subunit, which gives rise to MSRPFVRRPVASLLLAIAVLLLGLLSWRLMPVAPLPQVDFPAIVVNANLPGADPETMASTVAAPLERAMGSIAGVTALRSSSNTGSTTVMLQFELDRNINDAARDVQAAINAAQATLPSGMPSRPSYRKINPSQAPVLTLALSSRDLSRGKLYDVASTILAQKIAQVPGVGDVTVSGASLPAVRVQLNPNALAAYGIALDDVRRALTDANPLRPRGDLVGNDLQWQIQTSDQLRRAEEYRPLIIRYIDGRAVRLGDIATVTDSVENRYSSGFHNNEPAVSIEVSRQPGANIVETIDAINAQLPALHALVPASAELKVVLDRSPVIRATLHEAQITLLLAAGLVVLVVLGFLGSLRAALIPSVAIPVSLIGTFTIMYLYGFSLNNLSLMALIVAAGLVVDDAIVVMENIQRHIERGMTPFRAAMRGAGEVGFTLLAMNVALIVVFVSILFMGGLVERLFREFSITLAAAMVVSLAVSLTLTPSLCARLLPRHDSTERRNRLQETSERLFGRLLDGYSRSLRWSLRRAPWVLLILVGVVALNVTLYIAIPKGFLPEQDTGQLRAFVRGDDGASYQSMLPKMEIYRQLLLADPAVEDVVGSSGGDRGISNARIDVRLKPRAERVSADEVVARLRTSQPALPAGILFLNVNQDLRMPNLSDNSGSYELTLLSGDLDLLRQWETRVLEAMRNVPEITDVDGGPGEGTQQITLDIDREAARRLGVDMNTITQVLNNSFSQRQVATLYSTLNQYRIVMEVEPQYTQSPTVLNQLLILTADGTRIPLSAVASYRYSQVNDRVSHTDQFASADISFSAAEGVALEQAIEGVQRALAEVMLPTAVQARMGGTASSFVQSAETQPLLILGVLIAVYLVLGVLYESLLHPITILSTLPSAGIGALLALRLTNTPFTLIALLGLFLLIGVVMKNAILMIDFALVAQRREGLSPLRAIYKAARMRLRPILMTNLAGLLGALPLVLGSGDGAEMRQPLGIAIVGGLAVSQLLTLYTTPVVYLYLDRLRARREPAAPAPAALPQGEQ
- a CDS encoding prepilin peptidase is translated as MWQTVYLSPAFAVSLAAFLGAIAGGGLCALAHYLPRSMEARWAEQCREYLASREATLPGEAPSPDTADDIPTAHAALAPSPELSVPPSWPAMLATALVCALLFVLCAWRFGGTPLALAGMVLLGALLLLGLIDLGTSLLPDSITLPLLWAGLLVNLQGGLTSLPQAVLGAVVGYLCLWLLFHAFKFCTGREGMGHGDFKLLAALGAWLGLSALPMLLLVSSISGVIIGLTLVRLGRAARGQALPFGPYLAVAGAITLLGGGYAGAPLFGLG
- the coaE gene encoding dephospho-CoA kinase (Dephospho-CoA kinase (CoaE) performs the final step in coenzyme A biosynthesis.), with the translated sequence MDANDPASAQGKLAIGLTGGIGSGKTRVADLLAQWGASVIDTDLIAHALTGPGGEAMPALRDAFGPDIVAADGAMDRAAMRERVFADPGARQRLEAVLHPLIGARAAAEGAQAQGDYVVYVVPLLVESGRWRERVARICVVDCEPETQVARVRTRSGLTIDTIRRIMAAQATREARLAAADDVIVNVAATTPQELASRTFELHECWRELARSTRRSAS